Proteins from a single region of Gasterosteus aculeatus chromosome Y, fGasAcu3.hap1.1, whole genome shotgun sequence:
- the LOC120812833 gene encoding HMG box-containing protein 1-like yields MVEEDQRFPGFFQVRAGVSHQELSCSPSTNWLTELANIATSPQSSLLKSAPHRRSSLVHIFGNSNSLHSYARPPLASSAPIPSRGHFRERRRVRASSESESGVFSMSSSFSDDEDMVWSHSWPSAAWHYFLKGM; encoded by the exons ATG GTGGAGGAGGACCAGAGGTTTCCAGGGTTTTTTCAGGTCCGAGCAGGGGTGTCCCACCAGGAGCTGAGCTGCTCCCCAAGCACCAACTGGCTCACCGAGCTGGCCAACATTGCCACCAGCCCTCAGAGCTCCCTGCTGAAGAGCGCCCCACATAGGAG aTCCTCTCTGGTCCACATCTTTGGCAACAGTAATAGTTTACATTCTTACGCCCGTCCCCCATTAGCCAGCAGTGCTCCCATCCCGTCCAGAGGCCATTTCAGGGAGCGCAGGCGTGTCCGG GCCAGCAGTGAATCCGAGTCTGGAGTTTTCTCTATGTCCTCATCTTTTTCTGATGATGAAGATATGGTCTGGTCTCACTCTTGGCCCTCCGCAGCGTGGCATTACTTCCTTAAAGGcatgtaa
- the LOC144390884 gene encoding uncharacterized protein LOC144390884: MPVSSFAPHNHFDCLLRFLKKQEAILEELDQLEPNPREGSKRWDGPIWYISHLVNPNPHSSSTPVRIVWNSSQEFKGLSLNNLLHKGPDVLNPIRGVLLRFRSRLYAALGDVKKMYNSVWLKDEEVHLHRFLWRDNPEDEIGVFAIVRVNIGDKPAGCIAQVAMRETANLPQFSSMVEERRILTEDCYVDDVLTSHNDLQTLVRMTEGVEEIPRAGGFSLKPWVLTGQSGRSEKLTDPSNVRSTEPKTLILPNQMRDEENKALGLGYEPESDKLCVLTSVNFSRRRGKMRTCLDLREDEVRGGTPNPLTQRMLLSQIA, encoded by the coding sequence ATGCCTGTGAGCAGTTTTGCTCCACATAACCACTTTGACTGCTTACTGCGCTTCCTGAAGAAGCAGGAAGCaatcctggaggagctggatcaGCTGGAGCCAAACCCAAGAGAAGGAAGCAAACGGTGGGATGGCCCAATCTGGTACATCAGCCATTTGGTTAACCCAAATCCTCATTCTAGCTCTACGCCAGTGAGGATAGTctggaacagtagccaggagtTTAAAGGGTTGAGCCTGAATAACCTCCTGCACAAAGGCCCTGATGTCCTCAACCCAATTCGAGGTGTCCTGCTAAGATTTAGGAGCAGACTGTATGCTGCTCTTGGCgatgtaaagaaaatgtataattctgtgtggctgaaggacGAAGAGGTCCACCTCCATCGATTCCTCTGGAGGGATAACCCCGAAGATGAAATCGGTGTGTTTGCCATTGTCCGGGTCAACATCGGCGACAAGCCTGCCGGGTGCATCGCTCAGGTTGCCATGAGAGAAACGGCAAACCTGCCCCAGTTTTCATCCATGGTTGAAGAGCGCCGAATCTTGACAGAGGACTGCTATGTGGACGATGTTCTAACATCGCATAATGATCTCCAAACTCTGGTTAGGATGACCGAAGGAGTGGAAGAAATCCCAAGAGCAGGTGGCTTTTCCCTCAAGCCATGGGTCCTGACAGGCCAAAGTGGGAGGAGTGAGAAACTCACTGACCCCAGCAATGTCAGGTCAACAGAGCCCAAGACCCTGATACTACCCAACCAGATGCGGGACGAGGAGAATAAGGCATTGGGATTGGGATATGAACCCGAATCTGACAAACTCTGTGTGCTGACGTCTGTGAACTTCTCAAGGAGACGAGGAAAGATGAGGACCTGTCTGGATCTACGAGAGGATGAGGTCAGAGGCGGCACCCCCAACCCTCTCACTCAACGCATGCTGCTGAGTCAGATCGCATGA